From the Pseudobacteriovorax antillogorgiicola genome, the window TTGTTGCACCAGGATCGCTTCTCACTGGTTATGAAAGGGGTTTCCAGTCTCCCAATTGGAGCCGGCTTAGGGTCTTCCGCAACCCTTTGCATCGCAACTTTAAAATCTATTTGCAACTCCACAGACCTCGACTTAAGCCGCGATGAGTTAGCTTCCCTAGGCAACCAGCTTGAGGCTCGTTTTCACGGTAACCCTTCGGGCCTAGACACTGCGGTGGTCGCCTATGAAGAGTGTGTTTACTTCGCGAAAGGAGACCCCATTCAAGGGATCGCAGATGCCCACCAACACCCGTGGCACTTTGCCTTGATTGACAGCAAGATTCGAGCCTCTACCATGGCCATGATTCGCTTGGCGCAGCCTTTTTTCTCTGCCCCAGAAGGAGATCAGAGAATTGAGCGTTTCGATCTCGCCGCTAAGCTGGTTAAAAGCGCCCTTCCAGCTGGTAATTATGGAGCCGTGGCTGAGGCCATGAACGAATCAGGCTCCCTTTTAAGAGAGGCAGGAGTCGTGCCCGATT encodes:
- the mvk gene encoding mevalonate kinase, with the translated sequence MSEKDSLKVGLCNKSNPSAAKASACGKAIIVGEHAVVYGSHAVAMPLKQMRMNLELIPQRDSSENHQFLLKLGGKEVSERVSGVIPEALDLLHQDRFSLVMKGVSSLPIGAGLGSSATLCIATLKSICNSTDLDLSRDELASLGNQLEARFHGNPSGLDTAVVAYEECVYFAKGDPIQGIADAHQHPWHFALIDSKIRASTMAMIRLAQPFFSAPEGDQRIERFDLAAKLVKSALPAGNYGAVAEAMNESGSLLREAGVVPDSIDSMLQACHESGVLAAKTTGAGGGGTILCLLNPENWDQQYRAIQETFSDYPVFHISI